The Candidatus Hydrogenedentota bacterium DNA segment GCGGGGGAACGACCCATCTATCTGCACTCCCAGGGCAAGACCTACTGGTTTGCAAACGTTATCACGTACAAGGACTTGGCGGGTGTCGATTTCAGCCGCTGGAAACCGGAGCCGGGCGACCGCATCGTGCAGCCCCCCATTCCCTACACGCCGGAACGCTCCAACCTCCGAAACCGGTTAGCGCCCCCGTCCAGGGAACATCTGCTAGGAACGGACGACCGGGGCCGCGATTGCCTGGCGCGCCTCATTTGGGGAACGCGAATTGCCATGTCGGTGGGATTTGTTGCGGAAGGCATCGCAGTGCTCATCGGCGTCATTCTCGGCGCGCTCGCGGGATACTACCGGGGTAAGGTCGACACGGTCATCATGCGGTTCATCGAAGTCATGATGTGCTTTCCGACCTTCGCTCTCATTCTCACCCTGATTGCCCTCCTGCCGCCGAGCATTCTGAATGTCATGATTGTGCTCGGCCTTACCGGGTGGACCGGCGTGGCCCGCCTCGTTCGCGGCGAATTCTTCAAGCTGCGCGAGATGGATTATGCCGTGGCCGCGCGCGCCAGCGGACTGCGGGACGGCTGGATCATGTTTCGGCACTTGATGCCGAACGCGCTGTCGCCCGTGCTGGTCAGCGCCACGTTTGGTGTGGCCGGCGCGATTCTCACGGAGTCCGCACTCAGTTTTCTCGGATTCGGCGTGCCCCCGCCAACGGCGAGCTGGGGCGAGTTGCTTTCGCAATCCAAGAGTTATCTCTACCAGGGCGTGTATTGGCTGGTGTGGTTCCCCGGCGCGCAACTGTTCGCGACAGTGATTGCATTCAACTTGGTTGGCGAGGGACTGCGCGACGCCATGGATCCACGAATGAAAGAATGAAGAACAAAGAATATTGAGCAAGGATATACAGGATGAACAGGATAGAAGATCCGAGACCGCAAGAACGGCTGGCCTAACATTCTGCTCTGTCGCTGAAATTGTGTTCGCGCGCAACTTTGGCTATACAGAAAGCGACGAACACAAGAGGAGAGCTTAGACGTTGTGTTCTCTTCATCCTGAATATCCTGTGCATCCTTGTTGAGTAGTCTTTGTGCATTTGGATTTTGGAGGGCGCTTGTATGGGCCTTTTATATGAGGAATTGACAGGAGAGATTTTGGCGGCGTGTTTTGAGGTGTCCAATGAACTGGGACCAGGATTTGTTGAATCGGTTTACGAAAAGGCGCTGTGCATTGCGCTTGCTGAGCGAGGGATTCCTTTTGTCGCACAAGCGCCTATTGATGTTTACTTCAAAGGGCAGTCGGTTGGAGAGTTCTTCGCCGATATACTTGTGGATAACAAGGTGATTCTGGAACTAAAAGCTGTCAAGGAGCTGGCGCCAGAACACCAAGCGCAGTTGATCAATTATCTGAAGGCGACACGAAAGGAAGTGGGACTGCTTATCAACTTTGGAAAGCCAAAGCTTGAGTATAAGCGCCTACATGGCTAAGTCAGAATGCCATGGATCCACGAATGAAAGAATGAAGAGTGAAGAATTATGAACAAGGATACACAGGATAAGCAGGATAGAACATCCGAGACCGCAGGAACAGCCAGTTTATATTCTGTTCCGTCATTGTGTTCGCGCGCATCTTTGGCTATACAGAAAGCAACGAATACATGAGGAAAGCTGCGACGTTGTGTTCTCTCCATCCTGAATATCCTGTGCATCCTTGTTAAATAGTCTTTGTGCATTTGGATTTTGGAGGGCGCTTGTATGGGCCTTTTGTATGAGGAATTGACAGGAGAGATCTTGGCAGCGCGTTTTGAGGTGTCTAGCAAGCTGGGATCGCAGAATTTAGAACAAAGTATTATGAACAAGGATGCACAGGATGAACAGGATAG contains these protein-coding regions:
- a CDS encoding ABC transporter permease, encoding MSVGFVAEGIAVLIGVILGALAGYYRGKVDTVIMRFIEVMMCFPTFALILTLIALLPPSILNVMIVLGLTGWTGVARLVRGEFFKLREMDYAVAARASGLRDGWIMFRHLMPNALSPVLVSATFGVAGAILTESALSFLGFGVPPPTASWGELLSQSKSYLYQGVYWLVWFPGAQLFATVIAFNLVGEGLRDAMDPRMKE
- a CDS encoding GxxExxY protein, yielding MGLLYEELTGEILAACFEVSNELGPGFVESVYEKALCIALAERGIPFVAQAPIDVYFKGQSVGEFFADILVDNKVILELKAVKELAPEHQAQLINYLKATRKEVGLLINFGKPKLEYKRLHG